Sequence from the Lentimicrobiaceae bacterium genome:
GTGTATTGTATTTAGTGTACGAAAATAAGAAAAAGATGATTCCTTAAATCATCTTTCGTATTTCTTCAACAAATTTTCTTTCATTTGATAAGCGGGGTACTTTGTGTTGCCCGCCGAGTTTATTGTGTTTTCTCAGCCATTGGTAAAAAGTGCCTTCCGGAACCGGATACACCTCAGGCTTACGAAGTACCATATTATGGTATCTTTTGGCTTCATAGTCCGAGTTGATGGATTTAAGGGCATTATCAAAAGTTTCAACAAAAAAATCGAGGTTGTCAGGCGGAATAGCGAATTCAATAAGCCACTCGTGTACAGCATTGGTATTCCCTTGAAAATAATCGGGTGCTGCTGTATATTCATTTACAACAGAATGCGTTTTTTCACAGGCAATAGCAAGGGCTTTTTCGGCATTATCCACTATGAGTTCTTCACCTACAGCATTGATAAAACTTTTTGTTCTGCCGGTAATTTGTATCCTATAAGGGTCGAGGCTGGTAAAACGGATGGTATCACCTACAATGTAACGCCATAAACCTGCATTGGTTGAAATAACAAGAACATAATGGGTATCGGTGTCTACTTCGTCCAATTGAATGGTTTTAGGATTTTCACTATACAGTTCGCTGAGAGGTAAAAATTCATAAAAAATACCATAGTCGAGCATAAGCAGCATTTCTTGCGAATTATTTCGATCCTGTATACCGAAAAAGCCCTCCGAGGCATTGTAGGTTTCCACATATTTGAAGGTATCGGAAGCAATCAGCTTCCGGTATTGTTCGCGGTAGGGGATAAAGCTTACTCCTCCATGAAAATATACCTCCAGATTGGGCCACACCTCCATCAGGTTACTTTTTCCGGAAATATCGAGTATGCGTTTGATAAGCAACAACATCCACGAAGGAACCCCAAGCATGTTGGTAACATTGTGGTTGATGGTAGAATATGCAATTTTTTCAATTTTGCTTTCCCACTCGTTCATTAGTGCGATACTCAGGTTGGGTACCCTGATAAATTCAGCCCAGAACGGCAGGTTTTGCATGATGATAGCTGACAAGTCTCCGTCGTAGTAGGCTTCGTTGTTTACCTCATTTATCTGGTGGCTGCCTCCCATTGCCAGTCCTCTTCCCGAAAATATTTGGGTTTCAGGATTATTATTACAATACATGGAAAGCATATCTTTTCCTCCCTTAAAATGACATTCTTCAAGGGATTCTTCACTAACAGGAATAAACTTGCTTTTATCAGAAGTGGTTCCCGAAGATTTGGCAAACCAACGGATATCGGAATTCCACAAAATATTTTGTTCGCCTTTGCGCAGGCGGTTGATATATGGTTTTAAGCTTTCATAATCGTTAATAGGTACCCTTTCTTTAAACTGATCAAAGTTGAGGATGCTTTTGTACTCGTATTTTTTTCCCCATTCGGTATCCTTAGCTGAGGCAATAAGTTTTTTAAACAATTCATACTGCACATCATATGGGTATTTATTGAATAATTCAATCTGATGAATCCTTTTTTTCATCAGCCATAATAAAACTGAACTTATAAACGCCATATTACTTTTTTGCAGGAAAATAAACTTTACAAACTTAC
This genomic interval carries:
- a CDS encoding GH3 auxin-responsive promoter family protein, translated to MKKRIHQIELFNKYPYDVQYELFKKLIASAKDTEWGKKYEYKSILNFDQFKERVPINDYESLKPYINRLRKGEQNILWNSDIRWFAKSSGTTSDKSKFIPVSEESLEECHFKGGKDMLSMYCNNNPETQIFSGRGLAMGGSHQINEVNNEAYYDGDLSAIIMQNLPFWAEFIRVPNLSIALMNEWESKIEKIAYSTINHNVTNMLGVPSWMLLLIKRILDISGKSNLMEVWPNLEVYFHGGVSFIPYREQYRKLIASDTFKYVETYNASEGFFGIQDRNNSQEMLLMLDYGIFYEFLPLSELYSENPKTIQLDEVDTDTHYVLVISTNAGLWRYIVGDTIRFTSLDPYRIQITGRTKSFINAVGEELIVDNAEKALAIACEKTHSVVNEYTAAPDYFQGNTNAVHEWLIEFAIPPDNLDFFVETFDNALKSINSDYEAKRYHNMVLRKPEVYPVPEGTFYQWLRKHNKLGGQHKVPRLSNERKFVEEIRKMI